The window ACAAGGCATGAATATGTCATTGCCTCGATCATGCCTTTTTATACTCCCAATGCTACCGATAATTGAAAATTGACAATGATCGTCACACCATCAAAACAATATAAAGCCATGGATGAGAAGTGTAATATTTGCTGTCTGAGAAGCATTTGAAGTGAACTAGCTTAGGCATTGGTTTAATATAGAGAGTCCTTGTTGCTTGGTATTGACAATGACCACCATGAATATTCCTTAGCTTGCTATTGTCCGTGACCAAAATGAGTACCGCTCAGCATTTTATTGAGATGAAGCTGCCAATGGAAGGGTAGATCATCAGAATAGCTCTTGCAAACTTGTTTGTCTCCCAAAGAAAATAGACTGGCACTTTGCCTTTCTGAGACGAGGTTCTGTTAGCATCATCACGGTAACTTTTCTTCCTCCTAATAGCACTGTTTCAATGGCTCAAACCATTACGAAGATAGCCAGAGAGAGAATGTGGAATTGATATTCACGGGTGACCATCAGTCCTGAATTCTTTAATCATGATCGGAGGGGCACCAAAAGCGTAGCCTCCGTCCTTTCATCTTTTGGATACTTAGTGGGGAGAGGAGGATTGCTTTTGGTTTTCTAATCTGGCCCTATCAGTATATGAACACTCGGATTTGCTGATTCACGAGAAATCCTTGCTGACTGACCTCCTCATGGAATGATATTAGATGTGGAATTGTTCACATTTATCTAACAGCTGATGACTGTCTTCCCTGTATTCAATTTTTGATGGTTTTGCCATACAAGCGTTTGCATCATAGAAATCCTTTACCTTCTAACTCTTTGCTCAGttttgattctcttttccttgGTGAACGTGCTTCAGTGATATGTCATTTCAATGCAAAGTAGTTTCTGTTAGACCAGCTTTTCTTATGTGGATGTTAATCATTAATCCGGTATTATTTGCCTTGCATCTTCGTATTGCCCCACCCATGTAGCTCTCCGCATTATTGCTTCGATCTTTAGTCCGTGGTCTGATTGCTGGTGTGATAAATTATCCTAGCTTTTTCTAACCATTCTTTTTAAGGATCTTTTAATTCAGGAGAGGAGTGACATAAAAAGTTCATAGCTTTATTAGCAAATTGCTTCTTCAAGGATGTACCTCATGCATCAAGCTCTGTAAGAGTTATACAGGATAAGACTGGTCCCAAATGATAATTCTGAAAAACCGAAAAATGATCTCTTTATAGTTTGTTTCCTAAAAGGGAGAGTATATTCTTATATCAAATGGTTCTTGGAGCTGAGCATCTGTTATGGTTGGCTTGAGCAAGTGGTTCATTTGCATTCAACGGCAGAGTAAAACTTTTTCGGCCATAGTAGATCAGCAAATGCATGATTTCATTATTGAATACTGTTCTCTTTATCTAATATCTTGGATCACATTAGGACGTCATCTCGACGACACTTGGGTGGCGTATATTGGACAAGATTTTAGGAGGAGATTAAGATGGCAGAGGGTGAATTCAGGCTCTCCAAGTGGAAGATTTGGGCATACATGTGTGGTGATTGGCGATTTCCTTGTTCTGTTCGGAGGAATCAATGACCATGGGAACCGCCAAAATGATACGTGGGTGGGGCAAGTCGCAGGGCATGAGACTCTGGGCATCACGTTATTGTGGAGGCTACTTGATGTGGATTCAATCGTACCACCAGCCCGTGGAGCACATGCTGCATGCTGCATCGACGACCGGAAGATGGTTGTCTACGGAGGAATAGGGTTGTATGGCGTTCGATTAGGAGACACGTGGGTATTGGAACTGTCTGAAAACTTCTGTTTAGGAAGATGGCATGAGGTTGTGACTCAGCCATCACCCCCTGCTCGTTCAGGTCACTCACTGACTTGCATCGGGGGAAGCCTAGCAGTGTTATTTGGAGGGAGAGGATTGGGCTACGAGGTGCTCAACGATGTGTGGCTCTTGGATTTGTCCGAGGGCAATGGGACGTGGGTGGAATTGTTCTACGAGTTAAGTGATATACCCGATGGCGTTTGCCTTCCAAGAGTCGGCCACTCGGCTAACCTCGTCTTAGGAGGTCGCCTGCTAATTCATGGGGGTGAGGATTCATGCAGGAACCGAAAGAATGACTTTTGGGTGTTGGACATTaaagcaattccatccatcagATTCCAGCCAATTGAAGGGAAGTCGTGGAAAAGATTGAACTCCAAAGGTTACAAACCCAACGGTAGATCATTTCATCGAACTTGTGCTGATCATTCAGGAAGATACCTGTATGTATATGGGGGAATGATGGATGGCTTGATTCAACCTGCAGAATCATCCGGCCTCAGGTTTGATGGGGAGCTCTTCCTGGCAGAACTAATGCTTCGGCTCTGAAGACCAGTAGAATAGGTGCAGTTTATCATTTTGTCTCGGTCGCTTACCTGGTCCTGTATGTACCGCTGACTCTACGATTAAATGATATCCATGCATCTAATAAAAGGAATTAGACACGAATCTACTCCTATTGGCGAGGTTGTTTTCCGTGGGATACCCTAGAGCATGGAAAGATAAAATCCTTAAATGGCTTATTCCTGACCATAGTCCTGGGGTGTTGGTAATCATAGGGGAGCATTGAATTGCATTGACCATGTTTTTTAGAGCTCTTGATACTTGTTATAAGGAGACCAGAAAGGAGACACAAGTATGCTGCGCCCAATGCGTCAAATTCCAATGGACAATTTCATCACGAAGTAGTTCATACCAGAATGATTCCTCAAGAATCAATGGAGATATAACACTATAGAACTTAGACAGTTACAGTATTGGTCCCGTGAAGCCTGCATTTCTATACATGGTTAGGGGAGACACCATTCCCGCCCCTTGTTCCCACTGAACTAGGCATAACGCATCATAACCAAAAAATTGCATCCCAAGTACCCAATAAAAGAATCAgtcggaaacaaaaaattacaatcTTAATTTGGTTCTCCACATCTCTCCGATGACCTTCTTTGGTGATGGATCAGCCGGTCCTTTGTCTCGCTGTCCCGATGTGAAGTAAAACCACCCATCCCAGAACCCAACAAGTGTAGTCTTCACACGGTAAGGGAGTTTACCAATCACAGACCATTTCTGCATCATTTCGGATATGACAGAAGTAAAAGGCAAAAAGTACAATTAGTGAAGTGTATAAAATAAACCGAGCTCTTCTGAATGATATGAAATTATCAAGGGGTCTGTCCATTAGCTGGAGCAATCAAAGTTTATTTGTTGTATTGACCTAGGAGAAAACATCTATCTCGAACAGGTTAGTTCTTTGCTGAGTAAAATGGGGAATGGGAAGACAGGCATGGAACCTGGTGATGATAAACCATGTAATAGCATCGTAGCTGAATGTACTTAAGCAAAGGCAGTGACATGACCAGAAAAAGGACATAACAGAACCCAAAAAAGGATTGAGAATGAAGATCTTTGACCTGAAAAGGTAGTACCATCTTGTAAAGCCCCCAGAAACCAAGATTCACGGGatgtcaaaaaaaataaaaatttgtgaaatGTGTTTATGCTTGAGATTTAACAAAAAACCAAGCTTCACAGGATGCCAAAGGAGAAACCTCGTAAAATATGTTTATGCTTTAAACTTTGACAAATTAATCATTCAGAATTGTAAGCAATGCAACAACTATACTTAGTGCATGGTAAGGGACAAAGAGAACCAAATGGCCCTGAGATTCAGGAAATATCATGAATTTGTA of the Eucalyptus grandis isolate ANBG69807.140 chromosome 10, ASM1654582v1, whole genome shotgun sequence genome contains:
- the LOC120288932 gene encoding F-box/kelch-repeat protein At1g51550-like — protein: MAEARTSTSTTTDGSPISNLAPDHLFSILLLLPFDSIVCFSMTCKKLRTLACSDALWESICRRDWGPTLVDALKSSYYREGEFPWMKIYNHVLHLDSVACHNLSETGGGEMVLPSPRASHSLNFVSDCLVLFGGGCEGGRHLDDTWVAYIGQDFRRRLRWQRVNSGSPSGRFGHTCVVIGDFLVLFGGINDHGNRQNDTWVGQVAGHETLGITLLWRLLDVDSIVPPARGAHAACCIDDRKMVVYGGIGLYGVRLGDTWVLELSENFCLGRWHEVVTQPSPPARSGHSLTCIGGSLAVLFGGRGLGYEVLNDVWLLDLSEGNGTWVELFYELSDIPDGVCLPRVGHSANLVLGGRLLIHGGEDSCRNRKNDFWVLDIKAIPSIRFQPIEGKSWKRLNSKGYKPNGRSFHRTCADHSGRYLYVYGGMMDGLIQPAESSGLRFDGELFLAELMLRL